The following proteins come from a genomic window of Terribacillus aidingensis:
- a CDS encoding GNAT family N-acetyltransferase — MRIREIEEKDNQQVEQLIRTCLKEFGADKPGTAWSDPDLGRFYSFYQQPGSKYWVVEEEGTIVAGCGIGPIEGHPEVCELQKMYTAKNTRGTGIAHDMLLTALTFASQHYSRCYLETLSNMTAANRFYLKTGFQRLDRPLSETEHYACDVWYIKDL; from the coding sequence ATGAGAATCAGGGAAATTGAAGAAAAAGATAATCAGCAAGTCGAGCAGCTGATCCGGACTTGCTTAAAGGAGTTCGGTGCCGATAAGCCTGGAACAGCTTGGAGTGATCCAGATTTAGGTCGTTTCTATTCCTTCTATCAGCAGCCTGGTTCGAAGTATTGGGTTGTGGAAGAGGAAGGAACGATTGTTGCCGGATGCGGTATTGGTCCCATCGAAGGACACCCGGAAGTTTGTGAACTCCAGAAGATGTATACAGCCAAGAATACACGCGGGACAGGTATAGCACACGATATGCTGCTAACAGCACTTACTTTTGCTAGCCAGCATTATAGTCGCTGTTACTTGGAAACGCTGAGCAACATGACTGCAGCAAATCGTTTCTATCTGAAGACAGGCTTTCAGCGTTTGGACAGGCCTCTGAGCGAAACAGAACATTATGCTTGTGATGTTTGGTATATCAAGGATTTATAA
- the gdh gene encoding glucose 1-dehydrogenase: MYPSLQGKVVVITGSSTGLGRAMALRFGQEGAKVVVNYYNNGEKADEVVQEIKNSGSDAVAIQGNVMVEEDVKKLVQTAIDSFGKLDIMINNAGVENPVPSHELPLKDWDRVIGTNLTGAFLGSREALKYFVENDVKGNIINMSSVHEMIPWPLFAHYAASKGGVKLLTETLALEYAPKQIRVNNIGPGAINTPINAEKFADPKQKADVESMIPMGYIGRPEEIAAVAVWLASDESSYVTGITLFADGGMTKYPSFQAGRG; the protein is encoded by the coding sequence ATGTATCCAAGTTTGCAAGGGAAAGTAGTCGTCATCACAGGTTCATCTACTGGTCTCGGGAGAGCTATGGCTTTGCGCTTTGGCCAAGAAGGTGCCAAAGTAGTCGTGAATTATTACAATAATGGCGAGAAAGCTGATGAGGTAGTCCAAGAAATCAAAAACAGCGGCAGTGATGCAGTAGCCATACAAGGAAATGTAATGGTGGAAGAGGACGTTAAAAAACTTGTTCAGACAGCCATCGATTCATTTGGTAAATTGGATATCATGATTAATAATGCTGGTGTCGAAAACCCGGTTCCTTCCCATGAATTGCCGCTGAAGGATTGGGACCGAGTTATCGGAACGAATTTGACAGGTGCCTTCTTAGGTTCGCGTGAAGCATTGAAGTATTTTGTTGAAAATGATGTAAAAGGAAATATCATCAATATGTCCAGTGTACATGAAATGATTCCTTGGCCATTGTTTGCACATTATGCTGCTAGTAAAGGCGGGGTAAAGCTCTTGACCGAAACGTTGGCACTGGAATATGCTCCGAAACAAATTCGTGTTAACAATATCGGGCCAGGCGCAATCAATACGCCAATCAATGCTGAGAAATTCGCAGATCCAAAGCAAAAAGCAGATGTAGAGAGCATGATTCCGATGGGTTATATCGGAAGGCCAGAGGAAATTGCAGCTGTTGCAGTGTGGCTTGCTTCTGATGAATCCAGCTACGTGACAGGTATTACATTATTTGCAGATGGCGGTATGACCAAATATCCAAGCTTCCAGGCAGGAAGAGGCTGA
- the cydC gene encoding thiol reductant ABC exporter subunit CydC has protein sequence MKHRDWIMPYVKQYKYRMLTILLLSMLTVGSAAALMFTSGFLISKSALRPENILLVYVPIVLVRAFGLGRSVFRYSERLVSHDFILRVLAKMRTRLYHLVEPKAATSKSMKTGEVLGILAEDIESLQDLYLRTILPTASAVLLYVISICALGYFSIGFALLMAIYFFVLVVVMPIFSLLHMRAANQAYKKDKDQLYQYVTDGFLGIHDWLLSGQKQHFFSRFFKRQETQDKADKRSKNWSYYREFIGQIVVAAMLITMLAFGASLFTDGRIADVFIAAFVLVIIPLSEAILPVSNAVEKYPRYEESLNRVTKLESDQDTTVEAVAYEGSFENVQLTMNSVDFGYEEQGSVIKNLSLELTQGKKIAIIGKSGAGKSTLLKLFQGMLVPDSGTVQINGYEASSIRPDMIKLVSVLNQNPYLFYTSVANNLLLANETATEAEVKAVMKQVKLHDLVASQPEGYQTSMQETGQRFSGGERQRIALARVLLQDTPIVMLDEPTVGLDPITERDLLDTIFNSLTGKSLLWVTHHLVGMEQMDEIIFMEEGKIKMRGTHAQLLQESAHYRKLYELDRPTALQHV, from the coding sequence ATGAAGCATCGTGACTGGATTATGCCATATGTTAAACAATATAAATATCGCATGCTGACCATTCTGCTGCTGAGTATGCTGACAGTAGGTTCAGCTGCGGCATTGATGTTCACATCTGGCTTTTTGATTTCTAAATCAGCACTTCGGCCGGAAAATATCCTGCTCGTATACGTGCCGATTGTACTCGTTCGGGCATTTGGTCTTGGTCGCTCTGTATTTCGCTATTCCGAACGACTGGTGAGTCATGATTTCATTCTCCGCGTGCTGGCAAAGATGCGGACTAGGCTTTATCATCTGGTCGAGCCGAAGGCAGCTACGAGCAAGTCGATGAAAACGGGAGAAGTGCTCGGTATATTGGCCGAGGATATCGAAAGCTTGCAGGATTTGTATCTGCGTACGATTCTGCCGACTGCATCCGCGGTCCTTCTATATGTGATCAGTATTTGTGCACTCGGTTACTTTAGTATTGGATTCGCTTTACTTATGGCGATTTATTTCTTCGTGCTGGTTGTTGTGATGCCGATTTTCTCTCTTTTGCATATGCGTGCGGCCAATCAGGCATACAAAAAGGATAAGGACCAGCTGTATCAATATGTAACAGATGGTTTCCTTGGTATACATGACTGGCTTTTGAGCGGGCAAAAACAGCATTTCTTCAGCCGCTTCTTCAAACGTCAGGAAACACAGGACAAAGCTGATAAACGGTCGAAGAACTGGTCATATTATCGTGAATTCATCGGACAGATCGTTGTTGCTGCCATGCTGATCACGATGCTTGCTTTCGGTGCCAGTCTGTTTACGGATGGACGAATAGCAGATGTATTCATTGCTGCATTTGTACTTGTCATCATTCCGCTGTCCGAGGCGATTTTACCTGTTTCGAATGCTGTGGAAAAGTACCCTCGGTATGAGGAATCATTGAATCGTGTCACCAAGCTGGAATCAGATCAGGACACAACCGTTGAGGCTGTAGCCTATGAAGGTTCATTCGAAAATGTACAGCTGACTATGAATAGTGTGGATTTTGGATATGAAGAGCAGGGGAGTGTTATCAAAAACCTATCTCTCGAACTGACACAAGGTAAGAAGATTGCCATTATCGGTAAGAGTGGAGCGGGTAAATCAACATTGCTCAAGCTTTTTCAAGGGATGCTGGTACCAGATTCCGGAACTGTACAAATCAATGGATATGAAGCATCATCCATTCGTCCTGATATGATAAAACTTGTTTCTGTATTGAATCAAAATCCATATCTTTTCTATACAAGTGTGGCGAATAACTTGCTTTTGGCAAATGAAACAGCAACAGAAGCAGAAGTGAAGGCTGTTATGAAACAAGTCAAATTGCATGATTTAGTAGCCAGTCAGCCAGAAGGCTATCAGACATCCATGCAGGAAACCGGGCAGCGCTTTTCAGGCGGAGAACGTCAGCGTATTGCGCTGGCACGGGTACTGCTGCAGGATACACCGATTGTCATGCTGGATGAGCCGACTGTGGGACTTGATCCGATCACTGAACGAGACCTGCTTGATACGATTTTCAATAGCTTGACGGGTAAGTCCTTGCTGTGGGTAACACATCATCTGGTCGGAATGGAACAGATGGATGAGATCATATTTATGGAAGAAGGAAAAATCAAAATGCGCGGAACACATGCACAATTGCTGCAGGAATCAGCGCATTATCGCAAATTATACGAGCTGGACCGGCCGACGGCACTCCAGCATGTGTGA
- a CDS encoding glucose 1-dehydrogenase — protein MDFTGKVVVVTGAGNGIGKAVALQYAAKGAKVAAVDLDHAAAEQTVQEMAGEGLALQADMRNHQDVTDFMKQVFDHFGQIDILINNAGISAFKNMFDLEVEEWDSIINTNLRGTFLASREAAGYMKQSGKGGSIVNIASTRATMSEPDTEAYAATKGGIVALTHALSMSLQDDYITINSISPGWIETKEYDSLRPVDHDQHPSKRVGTPSDIARACIFLTSAENNFINGENIVVDGGMTRKMIYEH, from the coding sequence ATGGATTTTACAGGCAAAGTAGTTGTCGTTACTGGAGCAGGAAATGGAATCGGAAAGGCGGTTGCTCTTCAGTATGCCGCTAAAGGAGCAAAAGTAGCTGCAGTTGATCTGGATCATGCAGCTGCTGAACAAACTGTACAGGAAATGGCAGGAGAAGGACTCGCCCTTCAGGCCGACATGCGGAATCACCAGGACGTGACTGACTTTATGAAGCAAGTCTTTGACCATTTTGGGCAAATTGATATTTTGATTAACAACGCTGGTATCAGTGCGTTCAAGAATATGTTTGATCTAGAGGTCGAAGAATGGGATAGCATCATCAACACAAATTTGCGCGGCACTTTCCTAGCCAGCAGAGAAGCTGCAGGATATATGAAACAAAGCGGAAAAGGCGGCTCGATCGTGAACATTGCATCGACTCGCGCAACCATGTCGGAACCTGATACGGAAGCATACGCTGCTACTAAAGGCGGCATCGTCGCTCTTACGCATGCACTTTCTATGTCATTGCAGGATGACTACATTACGATAAACAGCATCAGCCCAGGCTGGATCGAAACGAAGGAATATGATAGTCTGCGTCCTGTCGATCATGATCAGCACCCATCAAAACGTGTCGGAACACCATCAGATATCGCCAGAGCATGCATATTCCTGACATCAGCTGAAAATAACTTCATCAACGGTGAAAATATTGTTGTAGACGGCGGCATGACACGCAAAATGATTTATGAACATTAA
- the cydD gene encoding thiol reductant ABC exporter subunit CydD, whose product MGRNLMAYKGIKTVLLGLSALTLLQAVAIIFQAKWLAEAITHLFHGEIFTSQIPLIGCFIAAFLARQLLQLIIKKICFRFAEATVEDMRKAFLESVFKLGPRYTKQEGTGNLVTFLLEGAGKLRDYLELFLPKLVSNMITPWLVLVYIWLHDGISAVILLVTIPILVAFMILLGLAAQKKMDSQWKAYRMLSNHFVDSLRGLETLKFLGRSKEHGETIEKVSGQYRKSTLGTLRIAFLSSFALDLFTQLAIAFVAVTLGLRLIDGTLLLEPALMILLLAPEYFLPIREVGNDYHATLDGKDAGDQMLAVIKLAKEKHKGNQAGVWGEDSELVLNDVTVMYDNDRPALSDLKLSIKGNQKVGLIGASGAGKSTFIDLLSGFIDPVSGQMELDGKPVDFSSEAWQEQTAYIPQHPFIFQGSIKDNVRFYAPEASDERVEEAIGHAGLREVVDRLPEGSDTLIGEGARNLSGGQAQRVVLARAFLSDRSIVLLDEPTAQLDIETEYELKEVIEELAADKLLFFASHRLHWMQEMDLIVVMDNGRIAECGTHEQLMANRGLYVRLLKAQMGDNHEAS is encoded by the coding sequence ATGGGCAGAAATTTAATGGCTTATAAAGGAATAAAAACGGTGCTGCTAGGGCTATCCGCATTGACGCTGCTGCAAGCTGTGGCCATTATCTTTCAAGCGAAATGGCTGGCGGAGGCCATCACGCACCTATTCCATGGGGAAATCTTCACTTCCCAAATCCCACTTATAGGCTGCTTTATAGCAGCCTTTCTTGCTAGGCAGCTTTTGCAGCTGATCATCAAAAAAATATGTTTCCGCTTCGCAGAAGCAACTGTTGAAGATATGCGGAAAGCATTTTTGGAAAGTGTATTCAAGCTTGGACCACGCTACACGAAACAGGAAGGAACCGGGAATCTGGTTACCTTTTTGCTGGAGGGAGCAGGCAAGCTCCGCGACTATCTGGAGCTGTTTTTGCCAAAGCTCGTTTCCAATATGATTACACCATGGCTTGTACTAGTTTATATCTGGCTGCATGATGGTATTTCGGCTGTCATTTTATTGGTTACCATTCCTATCTTGGTAGCTTTTATGATTTTGCTTGGCTTAGCCGCACAGAAGAAAATGGACAGTCAGTGGAAAGCTTATCGAATGCTTTCCAATCACTTTGTGGATTCGTTAAGAGGATTGGAAACGTTGAAATTCCTTGGTCGCAGCAAGGAACACGGTGAGACGATCGAGAAAGTAAGCGGACAGTATCGCAAATCCACGTTAGGTACATTGCGGATTGCGTTTCTTTCCTCTTTTGCGCTGGATTTGTTTACGCAGCTTGCGATCGCTTTCGTCGCCGTGACACTTGGTCTGCGGTTGATTGATGGAACACTATTGCTGGAGCCAGCATTGATGATCCTCCTGCTTGCGCCAGAATACTTCCTTCCGATTCGTGAGGTTGGGAATGATTATCATGCTACGTTGGATGGTAAGGATGCAGGTGACCAGATGCTTGCTGTTATCAAGCTTGCCAAAGAGAAGCATAAAGGAAATCAAGCAGGTGTTTGGGGAGAAGACAGTGAGCTTGTTTTAAATGATGTGACTGTTATGTACGACAATGATCGTCCTGCTTTGTCAGACTTAAAGCTAAGCATCAAAGGGAATCAGAAGGTCGGTTTAATTGGGGCAAGTGGTGCCGGTAAGTCAACTTTCATTGATTTGCTGAGCGGGTTTATTGATCCCGTTTCCGGTCAAATGGAGCTGGATGGAAAGCCTGTGGACTTCTCATCAGAAGCTTGGCAGGAACAGACAGCTTACATTCCGCAGCACCCATTCATATTCCAAGGCAGCATCAAGGACAACGTAAGATTTTATGCGCCGGAAGCTTCGGATGAACGAGTGGAAGAAGCGATTGGTCATGCTGGTCTCAGGGAGGTTGTTGATAGGCTGCCTGAAGGATCCGACACCTTGATTGGGGAAGGAGCCCGCAACTTAAGCGGCGGTCAGGCACAGCGTGTTGTCTTGGCAAGGGCATTTTTGAGTGACCGTTCGATTGTCCTTTTGGATGAACCTACAGCGCAGCTTGATATTGAAACGGAATATGAATTAAAAGAAGTCATCGAGGAGCTTGCGGCAGACAAACTATTGTTCTTTGCATCGCATCGACTTCATTGGATGCAGGAAATGGATCTAATTGTTGTCATGGATAACGGAAGAATAGCGGAGTGTGGCACGCATGAACAATTAATGGCAAACCGTGGCTTATATGTCCGCTTGCTGAAAGCACAAATGGGGGATAATCATGAAGCATCGTGA
- a CDS encoding GRP family sugar transporter yields the protein MDILLAVLPALFWGSIVLFNVKLGGTPYHQILGTTIGALLLSIVLYFFVRPELTGFIFLIGFLSGVFWSLGQTFQLKSVHAIGVSRTMPISTGAQLVSTSLFGVIVFGEWNTARSVILGILALLLIIIGAMLTSKRAKGEQTDEASRGAFRKGLIFIAISTVGYLVYVVIARLFGVDGWTALFPQAVGMVAGGIILTVKYRPYDFYTIKNIIPGLIWATGNMFLFISQPRVGVATSFSLSQMGIVISTLGGIFILGEKKTRGQLISISIGIILIVIAGFLLGYTKS from the coding sequence ATGGATATCCTTCTTGCCGTCCTGCCTGCATTGTTCTGGGGCAGTATCGTGTTATTCAATGTCAAGCTTGGCGGGACCCCTTATCACCAAATCCTCGGTACGACTATCGGTGCATTGTTGCTCTCGATTGTACTGTATTTCTTCGTAAGGCCGGAATTGACCGGATTCATCTTCTTAATTGGGTTTTTATCTGGGGTGTTCTGGTCACTTGGTCAAACCTTCCAGTTAAAAAGCGTACATGCAATCGGTGTTTCTAGAACGATGCCGATTTCGACTGGTGCGCAGCTTGTTTCCACTTCCCTATTTGGAGTGATTGTTTTCGGTGAATGGAATACGGCAAGATCTGTCATTCTCGGAATTCTGGCATTATTGCTCATTATCATTGGTGCAATGCTCACTTCCAAACGTGCTAAAGGAGAACAGACGGACGAGGCAAGCCGGGGCGCGTTCCGAAAAGGTCTGATTTTCATCGCTATCTCAACAGTTGGCTACCTCGTATACGTTGTCATAGCCAGACTCTTCGGTGTCGATGGGTGGACAGCTTTATTCCCGCAGGCTGTCGGCATGGTAGCAGGCGGAATCATCCTGACGGTGAAATACAGACCGTATGATTTTTACACCATAAAGAACATCATTCCAGGTTTGATATGGGCGACAGGAAATATGTTTTTGTTTATTTCACAGCCGCGCGTAGGCGTAGCGACTAGCTTTTCTTTATCTCAAATGGGAATCGTCATATCCACGCTTGGCGGTATTTTTATATTAGGAGAGAAAAAAACGAGGGGCCAGCTGATCAGTATCAGCATCGGAATCATCCTGATCGTTATTGCCGGTTTCCTATTAGGCTATACAAAATCATAA
- a CDS encoding cytochrome ubiquinol oxidase subunit I: MDVVELSRIQFASTTLFHFLFVPLSIGLAFIIAIMETLYVVKKDDKYKKMAKFWGHIFLINFAVGVVTGILQEFQFGMNWSEYSRFVGDVFGAPLAIEALLAFFMESTFLGLWIFGWDRLPKWVHALCIWLVSLGTIFSAFFILSANSFMQHPVGEVLQNGRLEMNDFLAIMTNGQLWVEFPHTVFGSFATGALFIVGISAIALLRKKHVEFYKGSFKVAIVVALISGIGIALSGHEQALYLVETQPMKMAASEGLWEDSADPAPWTVFANIDTEAKENTGELKIPYVLSFLSYGTFSGSVEGMNSLQERYTELYGPGNYIPPVKTTFWSFRVMTVLGGAVLALSIWGAYLYARKKLVNSKWYLRLMIVAISFPFIGNSAGWIMTEIGRQPWVVFGYMKTEDAVSAGVTAGEVLFSLITFSAMYLILFAVMITLFVREIKKGPEHDVEETEPIADPFTKEGQHAFS, from the coding sequence ATGGATGTTGTAGAGCTTTCGCGTATCCAATTTGCATCAACGACGTTGTTCCACTTCCTATTCGTTCCGTTAAGTATAGGATTGGCATTCATCATTGCAATCATGGAAACATTGTATGTTGTCAAAAAAGACGATAAATATAAAAAAATGGCGAAGTTCTGGGGACATATATTCCTGATCAACTTCGCAGTCGGTGTTGTCACCGGTATATTACAGGAATTCCAATTCGGGATGAACTGGTCGGAATACTCCCGTTTTGTAGGGGATGTTTTCGGTGCACCGCTTGCTATTGAGGCACTGCTGGCATTCTTCATGGAGTCCACTTTCCTTGGTCTGTGGATTTTTGGTTGGGATCGCTTGCCAAAATGGGTGCATGCATTATGTATTTGGCTTGTGTCCCTAGGTACGATTTTCTCCGCATTCTTCATTCTGTCTGCGAACTCATTCATGCAGCATCCAGTCGGAGAAGTATTGCAAAATGGCAGACTTGAGATGAATGACTTCTTGGCAATCATGACAAATGGTCAGCTTTGGGTCGAATTTCCGCATACAGTCTTCGGTTCGTTCGCGACTGGTGCATTATTCATCGTAGGTATTAGTGCTATAGCTCTTTTGCGTAAGAAACATGTGGAATTCTATAAAGGTTCCTTTAAGGTTGCTATTGTTGTCGCTTTGATCAGTGGTATCGGTATCGCATTATCCGGTCACGAGCAGGCATTATATCTTGTGGAAACACAGCCAATGAAAATGGCTGCCAGTGAGGGTCTTTGGGAAGACAGTGCCGATCCTGCACCTTGGACAGTATTTGCCAATATCGATACCGAAGCGAAGGAAAATACAGGAGAACTTAAAATCCCATATGTGTTAAGTTTCTTATCTTATGGTACATTCAGCGGTTCAGTAGAAGGCATGAATTCCTTGCAGGAACGTTATACAGAGCTATACGGACCTGGCAATTACATCCCGCCTGTCAAAACGACATTCTGGAGTTTCCGTGTCATGACAGTACTAGGCGGAGCAGTTCTAGCTCTATCTATCTGGGGTGCTTATCTTTATGCACGTAAAAAACTCGTTAATAGCAAATGGTATCTGCGCTTGATGATCGTTGCAATCAGCTTCCCGTTTATCGGCAACTCTGCGGGTTGGATCATGACTGAAATCGGTCGTCAGCCATGGGTTGTATTTGGATATATGAAAACAGAGGATGCGGTCAGTGCTGGTGTCACAGCTGGAGAAGTTCTTTTCTCCCTCATCACTTTCTCGGCCATGTACTTGATTCTGTTCGCGGTCATGATTACTTTGTTCGTCCGTGAAATCAAAAAAGGGCCGGAGCATGATGTAGAAGAAACAGAACCAATCGCAGACCCATTCACGAAGGAGGGTCAACATGCTTTCTCTTAA
- the cydB gene encoding cytochrome d ubiquinol oxidase subunit II has product MLSLNEFWFILVAVLFVGFFFLEGFDFGVGIASKFVAKDDLEKRAFINSIGPYWDANEVWLITAIGAMFAAFPNWYASMLSGFYLCFAFILFGLIGRGVAFEFRGKAEHPTWRKTWDWVILFGSIIPPLVFGIMFTALIQGVPIDENMHMLAGVSDVINVYTVLGGVTLTMLCVWHGLIFGTLRLMDTLRERCRSAAKKLLPINAILLVAFLGMTFFKTDMFSVHGNILEYLFMVGILVYIASGYFITRKRDGWAFLMSGLIMILLIASVFIGLFPRVMISSISEAYSLTVQSASSGDYSLKVMTYISLALLPFVLGYQIWSYYVFRKRVDHKEHMEY; this is encoded by the coding sequence ATGCTTTCTCTTAATGAATTTTGGTTTATCCTTGTCGCTGTTTTGTTCGTTGGCTTCTTCTTCCTGGAAGGCTTCGACTTCGGCGTCGGGATTGCAAGTAAATTTGTAGCTAAAGATGATTTGGAAAAACGCGCTTTCATCAATTCGATCGGCCCATATTGGGATGCGAATGAAGTATGGCTTATCACAGCTATCGGAGCGATGTTCGCAGCTTTTCCGAACTGGTATGCCTCTATGCTAAGCGGTTTTTATCTTTGTTTCGCTTTCATTTTGTTCGGTCTGATCGGCCGCGGGGTGGCATTCGAGTTCCGAGGCAAAGCTGAGCACCCGACGTGGCGCAAGACATGGGATTGGGTGATTCTCTTCGGCAGTATCATTCCGCCGCTTGTTTTCGGTATCATGTTCACTGCGTTGATCCAAGGTGTACCGATTGACGAGAACATGCACATGCTTGCAGGTGTGTCCGATGTTATCAATGTCTATACAGTTCTTGGCGGTGTCACGTTGACAATGCTTTGCGTATGGCACGGTCTTATCTTCGGAACACTACGTTTAATGGATACGTTACGTGAACGCTGCCGCAGTGCAGCGAAAAAATTGCTGCCAATCAACGCAATTTTATTGGTTGCATTCCTTGGAATGACATTCTTTAAAACAGATATGTTCAGTGTACATGGAAATATTTTAGAGTATCTATTCATGGTCGGTATTCTTGTGTATATCGCATCTGGCTACTTCATCACAAGAAAACGTGATGGCTGGGCATTCCTGATGTCTGGTTTAATCATGATCCTGTTGATTGCTTCTGTGTTCATTGGTCTATTCCCGCGGGTAATGATCAGTTCTATCAGTGAAGCTTACAGCTTGACTGTACAGTCAGCATCATCAGGAGATTATTCATTGAAAGTCATGACCTATATCAGTTTGGCATTGCTGCCATTCGTGTTAGGCTATCAAATCTGGAGCTACTACGTTTTTCGTAAACGTGTAGATCATAAGGAGCATATGGAATACTAA
- a CDS encoding YfcE family phosphodiesterase, with amino-acid sequence MRITILADTHMPRMAKVWPAALLPHLEQADHIIHAGDLQDSRVLDSLASFAPVTAVSGNIDSPELIDTLPKKQLLTFHGVTVGVIHGHGKGKTTEQRAMAAFEDEHIDLLIFGHSHIPIHKEEADLVLFNPGSPTDKRRQELFSFGELIVQEDGTWSLKHIFYKDKKG; translated from the coding sequence ATGCGAATCACTATCTTAGCTGACACACATATGCCGCGTATGGCAAAGGTTTGGCCAGCTGCACTGCTCCCCCATCTGGAGCAGGCTGACCATATCATCCATGCTGGTGATCTTCAGGATAGCCGGGTTCTTGATTCCCTTGCATCTTTCGCTCCAGTTACAGCTGTTTCCGGAAACATAGACAGTCCCGAGCTTATTGATACATTACCAAAAAAACAGCTCCTTACCTTTCATGGAGTGACGGTTGGGGTAATACACGGACACGGGAAAGGAAAAACGACTGAACAGCGCGCGATGGCAGCATTTGAAGACGAACATATTGATCTGCTTATCTTCGGCCACTCACATATTCCCATTCATAAGGAAGAAGCGGATCTTGTTCTTTTCAATCCCGGCTCACCAACAGATAAACGGCGGCAGGAGCTATTCTCATTCGGCGAATTGATTGTTCAAGAAGATGGCACATGGTCTTTAAAACATATTTTTTACAAAGATAAGAAAGGATGA
- the murA gene encoding UDP-N-acetylglucosamine 1-carboxyvinyltransferase, with the protein MDNAWFEVRKSGPLTGEVTIPGAKNSALALVVAGCLTDETITIHDIPAIRDILLIKELAEDIGLHMKEKEKNTYELTGKHITSGKLDLAKTSDFRASYYFVGALLHKVKTVQIGYPGGDDFGSRPIDQHVKALSALGATFDFKQQYYEVTSEKLTGAEITFDVITSGATINAMLAAAKAEGRTTLHNAAKDPEVVDLANLLNLMGAKIKGAGTEKITIDGVESLHGGIEHTVIPDRLIAGAFLMAAGVTNGRITVKNVIPEHLASCTNKLIELGMTITEDDDSMTASGTALQGARIQTGMYPELATDLQQPLTTLLTLAAGSSTILDKVYPNRNGHVAELKKLGADIEVVDHQILIHGVSKLTGATVKAHDVRAGTSLILAGLAADGVTKITDVKHIQRGYEDIVGLFTQLGADITLHQPEHQTQM; encoded by the coding sequence GTGGACAATGCATGGTTTGAAGTCAGAAAAAGCGGCCCGCTAACCGGAGAAGTTACCATCCCGGGTGCCAAAAACAGTGCGCTTGCACTAGTTGTAGCAGGCTGTTTGACAGATGAGACAATTACAATTCATGATATTCCCGCTATCCGGGATATTTTATTGATAAAAGAGCTTGCCGAAGATATTGGTTTGCATATGAAAGAAAAAGAGAAGAACACGTATGAGCTTACCGGTAAACATATAACATCTGGTAAACTTGATTTAGCAAAAACATCAGATTTCCGTGCATCATATTATTTTGTCGGAGCTTTGCTGCACAAGGTAAAGACCGTGCAAATCGGATATCCAGGCGGAGATGATTTTGGATCACGCCCGATAGATCAGCATGTGAAGGCTCTTTCTGCACTTGGAGCGACATTCGATTTCAAGCAGCAGTATTATGAAGTAACTAGCGAGAAATTGACCGGTGCGGAGATTACATTTGATGTCATTACATCAGGTGCTACCATCAACGCTATGCTGGCAGCAGCTAAAGCAGAAGGACGCACTACGCTGCACAACGCTGCAAAAGATCCGGAAGTGGTTGATTTAGCGAATCTCCTGAACTTGATGGGAGCAAAAATCAAAGGAGCCGGCACAGAGAAGATCACGATTGACGGCGTTGAGTCCCTTCATGGCGGAATTGAACACACGGTGATTCCGGATCGTTTGATTGCTGGCGCATTTTTGATGGCTGCAGGTGTGACGAATGGCCGGATTACAGTTAAAAATGTCATTCCAGAGCACTTGGCTAGCTGTACGAACAAACTGATCGAGCTAGGTATGACTATTACAGAAGACGATGACTCGATGACAGCTTCAGGAACTGCCCTGCAAGGTGCGCGTATCCAGACAGGCATGTATCCGGAGCTCGCAACTGATTTGCAGCAGCCGCTTACTACGCTGCTCACTCTAGCAGCTGGCTCTAGTACGATTTTGGACAAAGTATATCCAAACCGTAATGGGCATGTTGCGGAGTTGAAGAAACTTGGCGCTGACATTGAAGTGGTTGATCATCAGATCTTGATTCATGGTGTTTCTAAGCTGACGGGCGCAACAGTAAAAGCACATGACGTTCGCGCTGGTACTTCCTTGATTTTGGCTGGTCTAGCAGCTGATGGCGTAACCAAAATCACGGATGTCAAACATATTCAGCGTGGTTATGAGGATATAGTAGGGCTGTTCACACAGCTTGGTGCAGATATCACGCTGCATCAGCCTGAGCATCAGACTCAAATGTAA